In the genome of Lynx canadensis isolate LIC74 chromosome X, mLynCan4.pri.v2, whole genome shotgun sequence, one region contains:
- the CXHXorf65 gene encoding uncharacterized protein CXorf65 homolog, which translates to MVLTGLGGLRAVEITGIACITREGPHGPSHVFSDNQQFLANINCSVLLLMHYTRRKVGLPKTDTIDLCDETGTMKMFFVMKTPGDYASKFLTARSTYYVCKVERGARGTRLENAYKAFVPLLKNPEPELIENLRSQCDVMEKNRLKMLKIQEAKKVVAIESTANAPSKSTGRSDEEGPPPPRRGLTFKTRADVFSRRDRHR; encoded by the exons ATGGTGCTGACG GGCCTGGGAGGTTTGAGGGCAGTGGAGATCACAGGGATAGCATGTATAACTAGAGAAGGGCCACATGGCCCATCCCATGTCTTCTCAGATAATCAGCAGTTTCTGGCCAATATCAATTGCTCTGTCCTTCTGTTGATGCACTACACCCGCAGAAAAGTAGGGTTGCCTAAAACAG ACACCATCGACTTGTGTGATGAAACAGGGACAATGAAGATGTTTTTCGTGATGAAGACCCCTGGAGACTATGCCAGCAAATTCCTTACAGCTCGAAGCACCTACTACGTTTGTAAGGTGGAGCGTGGAGCACGAG GAACCCGACTAGAGAATGCCTACAAAGCTTTTGTGCCCCTTCTGAAGAATCCAGAACCTGAGCTAATCG AAAACTTGCGCTCACAATGTGATGTCATGGAGAAGAATCGATTGAAAATGCTTAAAATCCAAGAAGCCAAGAAAGTCGTTGCAATCGAATCCACTGCGAACGCCCCA TCTAAGTCTACCGGAAGATCAGATGAAGAGGGGCCCCCTCCCCCTCGCAGGGGTCTGACATTTAAGACCAGAGCAGATGTTTTCAGTAGAAGGGATAGACATCGCTAA
- the IL2RG gene encoding cytokine receptor common subunit gamma isoform X1 — translation MLKPPLPLRSLLFLQLPLLGVGLNSTGPKPNGNEDITAGGKPGTEGDFFLTATPPAALSVSTLPLPEVQCFVFNVEYMNCTWNSSSEPHPTNLTLHYWYKNSNDDRVQECGHYLFSGEITSGCWLQKEEIHLYETFVVQLQDPREPKRQSTQRLKLQNLVIPWAPENLTLRNLSETQLELTWSNRHLDHCLEHLVQYRSDWDRSWTEQSVDHRHSFSLPSVDGQKFYTFRVRSRYNPLCGSAQRWSEWSRPIHWGSNTSKENPLLFAMEAVLIPLGFVGLIISLICVYCWLERTMPRIPTLKNLEDLVTEYHGNFSAWSGVSKGLAESLQPDYSEWLCHVSEIPPKGGAPGEGPGGSPCSQHSPYWAPPCYTLKPEP, via the exons ATGTTGAAGCCACCATTGCCACTCAGATCCCTCTTATTCCTGCAGCTGcctctgctgggggtggggctgaatTCAACAGGCCCCAAGCCCAATGGGAATGAAGACATCACAGCTGGTGGGAAACCTGGGACTGAAGGGG ATTTCTTCCTGACCGCTACACCCCCTGCGGCCCTCAGTGtttccactctgcccctcccagaggtCCAGTGTTTTGTGTTCAATGTTGAGTACATGAATTGCACTTGGAACAGCAGCTCTGAGCCCCATCCCACCAACCTGACTCTGCACTATTG GTACAAGAACTCCAATGATGATAGAGTCCAGGAGTGTGGCCACTATCTGTTCTCTGGAGAGATCACTTCTGGCTGCTGGCTGCAAAAAGAGGAGATACATCTCTATGAAACATTTGTTGTCCAGCTCCAGGACCCACGGGAACCCAAGAGGCAGTCCACACAGAGGCTGAAATTGCAGAATCTGG TGATCCCCTGGGCTCCGGAGAACCTAACGCTTCGCAACCTGAGCGAAACCCAGCTAGAACTGACCTGGAGTAACAGACACTTGGACCACTGTCTGGAGCACCTTGTGCAGTACCGGAGTGACTGGGACCGCAGCTGGACA GAACAATCAGTGGACCACAGACATAGCTTCTCTCTGCCTAGCGTGGATGGGCAGAAATTCTACACGTTCCGTGTCCGGAGCCGCTATAACCCACTCTGTGGAAGCGCTCAGCGTTGGAGTGAATGGAGCCGCCCGATCCACTGGGGCAGCAATACTTCAAAGG agaatCCTTTGTTGTTTGCAATGGAAGCTGTGCTTATCCCCCTTGGCTTCGTGGGATTGATTATTAGCCTTATCTGTGTGTACTGCTGGCTGGAACG GACGATGCCCCGGATTCCTACCCTCAAGAACCTAGAGGATCTGGTTACTGAATACCACGGGAACTTTTCG GCCTGGAGTGGAGTATCTAAGGGACTGGCGGAGAGTCTGCAGCCAGACTACAGTGAATGGCTCTGCCACGTCAGTGAGATTCCCCCAAAAGGAGGGGCtccaggggaggggcctgggggctcCCCCTGCAGCCAGCATAGCCCCTACTGGGCTCCCCCGTGTTACACCCTGAAACCGGAGCCCTGA
- the IL2RG gene encoding cytokine receptor common subunit gamma isoform X2: protein MLKPPLPLRSLLFLQLPLLGVGLNSTGPKPNGNEDITADFFLTATPPAALSVSTLPLPEVQCFVFNVEYMNCTWNSSSEPHPTNLTLHYWYKNSNDDRVQECGHYLFSGEITSGCWLQKEEIHLYETFVVQLQDPREPKRQSTQRLKLQNLVIPWAPENLTLRNLSETQLELTWSNRHLDHCLEHLVQYRSDWDRSWTEQSVDHRHSFSLPSVDGQKFYTFRVRSRYNPLCGSAQRWSEWSRPIHWGSNTSKENPLLFAMEAVLIPLGFVGLIISLICVYCWLERTMPRIPTLKNLEDLVTEYHGNFSAWSGVSKGLAESLQPDYSEWLCHVSEIPPKGGAPGEGPGGSPCSQHSPYWAPPCYTLKPEP from the exons ATGTTGAAGCCACCATTGCCACTCAGATCCCTCTTATTCCTGCAGCTGcctctgctgggggtggggctgaatTCAACAGGCCCCAAGCCCAATGGGAATGAAGACATCACAGCTG ATTTCTTCCTGACCGCTACACCCCCTGCGGCCCTCAGTGtttccactctgcccctcccagaggtCCAGTGTTTTGTGTTCAATGTTGAGTACATGAATTGCACTTGGAACAGCAGCTCTGAGCCCCATCCCACCAACCTGACTCTGCACTATTG GTACAAGAACTCCAATGATGATAGAGTCCAGGAGTGTGGCCACTATCTGTTCTCTGGAGAGATCACTTCTGGCTGCTGGCTGCAAAAAGAGGAGATACATCTCTATGAAACATTTGTTGTCCAGCTCCAGGACCCACGGGAACCCAAGAGGCAGTCCACACAGAGGCTGAAATTGCAGAATCTGG TGATCCCCTGGGCTCCGGAGAACCTAACGCTTCGCAACCTGAGCGAAACCCAGCTAGAACTGACCTGGAGTAACAGACACTTGGACCACTGTCTGGAGCACCTTGTGCAGTACCGGAGTGACTGGGACCGCAGCTGGACA GAACAATCAGTGGACCACAGACATAGCTTCTCTCTGCCTAGCGTGGATGGGCAGAAATTCTACACGTTCCGTGTCCGGAGCCGCTATAACCCACTCTGTGGAAGCGCTCAGCGTTGGAGTGAATGGAGCCGCCCGATCCACTGGGGCAGCAATACTTCAAAGG agaatCCTTTGTTGTTTGCAATGGAAGCTGTGCTTATCCCCCTTGGCTTCGTGGGATTGATTATTAGCCTTATCTGTGTGTACTGCTGGCTGGAACG GACGATGCCCCGGATTCCTACCCTCAAGAACCTAGAGGATCTGGTTACTGAATACCACGGGAACTTTTCG GCCTGGAGTGGAGTATCTAAGGGACTGGCGGAGAGTCTGCAGCCAGACTACAGTGAATGGCTCTGCCACGTCAGTGAGATTCCCCCAAAAGGAGGGGCtccaggggaggggcctgggggctcCCCCTGCAGCCAGCATAGCCCCTACTGGGCTCCCCCGTGTTACACCCTGAAACCGGAGCCCTGA
- the IL2RG gene encoding cytokine receptor common subunit gamma isoform X3 codes for MGMKTSQLVGNLGLKGVDFFLTATPPAALSVSTLPLPEVQCFVFNVEYMNCTWNSSSEPHPTNLTLHYWYKNSNDDRVQECGHYLFSGEITSGCWLQKEEIHLYETFVVQLQDPREPKRQSTQRLKLQNLVIPWAPENLTLRNLSETQLELTWSNRHLDHCLEHLVQYRSDWDRSWTEQSVDHRHSFSLPSVDGQKFYTFRVRSRYNPLCGSAQRWSEWSRPIHWGSNTSKENPLLFAMEAVLIPLGFVGLIISLICVYCWLERTMPRIPTLKNLEDLVTEYHGNFSAWSGVSKGLAESLQPDYSEWLCHVSEIPPKGGAPGEGPGGSPCSQHSPYWAPPCYTLKPEP; via the exons ATGGGAATGAAGACATCACAGCTGGTGGGAAACCTGGGACTGAAGGGGGTTG ATTTCTTCCTGACCGCTACACCCCCTGCGGCCCTCAGTGtttccactctgcccctcccagaggtCCAGTGTTTTGTGTTCAATGTTGAGTACATGAATTGCACTTGGAACAGCAGCTCTGAGCCCCATCCCACCAACCTGACTCTGCACTATTG GTACAAGAACTCCAATGATGATAGAGTCCAGGAGTGTGGCCACTATCTGTTCTCTGGAGAGATCACTTCTGGCTGCTGGCTGCAAAAAGAGGAGATACATCTCTATGAAACATTTGTTGTCCAGCTCCAGGACCCACGGGAACCCAAGAGGCAGTCCACACAGAGGCTGAAATTGCAGAATCTGG TGATCCCCTGGGCTCCGGAGAACCTAACGCTTCGCAACCTGAGCGAAACCCAGCTAGAACTGACCTGGAGTAACAGACACTTGGACCACTGTCTGGAGCACCTTGTGCAGTACCGGAGTGACTGGGACCGCAGCTGGACA GAACAATCAGTGGACCACAGACATAGCTTCTCTCTGCCTAGCGTGGATGGGCAGAAATTCTACACGTTCCGTGTCCGGAGCCGCTATAACCCACTCTGTGGAAGCGCTCAGCGTTGGAGTGAATGGAGCCGCCCGATCCACTGGGGCAGCAATACTTCAAAGG agaatCCTTTGTTGTTTGCAATGGAAGCTGTGCTTATCCCCCTTGGCTTCGTGGGATTGATTATTAGCCTTATCTGTGTGTACTGCTGGCTGGAACG GACGATGCCCCGGATTCCTACCCTCAAGAACCTAGAGGATCTGGTTACTGAATACCACGGGAACTTTTCG GCCTGGAGTGGAGTATCTAAGGGACTGGCGGAGAGTCTGCAGCCAGACTACAGTGAATGGCTCTGCCACGTCAGTGAGATTCCCCCAAAAGGAGGGGCtccaggggaggggcctgggggctcCCCCTGCAGCCAGCATAGCCCCTACTGGGCTCCCCCGTGTTACACCCTGAAACCGGAGCCCTGA